The following proteins come from a genomic window of Sinorhizobium fredii NGR234:
- a CDS encoding putative bifunctional diguanylate cyclase/phosphodiesterase: MIGKPLSKPRQSVEQYIRSIGRHYLNAVIVMTLLITATYLTMLVALDRHSLQQKISFLTSNQFIRFQQLANQTRALMRASADPSLPEYIIIPMRDDIHRAIGDIRAISAELHALDRSIGGNLLERLSPRDELTVQLRRELNARLEDFLGRATRIAEASAEDRRQRYSFWGPIDFAVAADSLLMRQFADLIGHANDRSDVSIDNAKLISTGLLALIAATVILASIFLFGPLLKKLRNEHRQTMAFEKRLTLLAHTDALTGLNNRSSFNFALGNLFGELERNGAGFSMLLVDLDRFKNINDGLGHPAGDAVLRHVARALQRTLRASDVIARLGGDEFAVLLPGIRDAAALESIAERAIEAIAADIPFDGRSLQVSASIGGAIVPDHAADEAGLMRIVDLALYTAKSGRGTTVIFDEAALARRLEENQLSLALVLAADRNEFVVHYQPKVDLTTGAHLGFEALVRWQHPDLGLLPPGRFLPLMEGTQLIRGMTRAVISAVGRDLKAWKTAGFAPGPVSINLPEVLLVGQEGYEFFAGAVRENGLEWRDFAVEITEDVFLNRSADRILATVARFHQHGVSISLDDFGTGFASLVHLRDFPFDELKIDRSFVDGIGKDARSEQIIRAMIHLAQSLGKRCVAEGIETEGQRRFLTDAGCDVGQGYHFARPEPAALAGKRLPQRAAAIDRHADGASAASRRRLALR, from the coding sequence ATGATTGGAAAACCGCTGAGCAAGCCTCGGCAATCGGTCGAGCAGTACATTCGGTCGATCGGGCGACACTACCTCAATGCCGTCATCGTGATGACGCTGCTGATCACCGCGACCTATCTGACCATGCTGGTCGCTCTTGACCGCCATTCGCTGCAACAGAAGATCAGCTTCCTGACCAGCAACCAGTTCATCCGCTTCCAGCAGCTCGCCAACCAGACGCGGGCGCTGATGCGGGCTTCGGCCGACCCCAGCTTGCCGGAATACATCATCATACCGATGCGCGACGATATCCATCGGGCCATCGGCGATATCCGCGCGATCAGCGCAGAATTGCACGCTCTGGATCGGAGCATCGGCGGCAACCTCCTGGAGCGGCTCAGCCCGCGCGACGAGCTGACGGTGCAATTGCGCCGCGAACTCAATGCCCGGCTGGAGGACTTTCTCGGGCGGGCGACGCGGATTGCCGAGGCCAGCGCCGAGGACCGGCGGCAGCGCTACTCCTTCTGGGGCCCGATCGATTTCGCCGTCGCTGCCGACAGCCTGCTGATGCGCCAGTTCGCCGACCTGATCGGCCACGCGAATGACCGCAGCGATGTCAGCATCGACAACGCCAAGCTGATCAGCACCGGTCTCCTCGCGCTGATCGCCGCCACCGTCATTCTTGCCAGCATCTTTCTATTCGGTCCGCTCCTGAAGAAGCTGCGCAACGAGCATCGCCAGACAATGGCTTTCGAGAAACGGCTGACGCTTCTCGCCCACACCGACGCCCTGACCGGTCTCAACAACCGCTCGTCCTTCAACTTCGCGCTCGGCAATCTGTTTGGCGAGCTGGAGCGCAACGGCGCCGGCTTCTCCATGCTGCTGGTCGACCTCGACCGCTTCAAGAACATCAATGACGGTCTCGGCCATCCGGCCGGCGATGCGGTGCTGCGCCACGTTGCCCGCGCTCTTCAAAGGACGTTGCGCGCCAGCGACGTCATCGCCCGGCTCGGTGGCGACGAGTTCGCCGTCCTCCTGCCGGGAATCCGCGATGCCGCGGCGCTCGAATCGATTGCCGAGCGGGCGATCGAGGCGATCGCCGCCGACATTCCCTTCGACGGACGCAGCTTGCAGGTCTCTGCCAGTATCGGCGGCGCCATCGTGCCCGATCACGCCGCGGACGAGGCCGGATTGATGCGCATCGTCGATCTGGCGCTCTATACGGCGAAGAGCGGCCGCGGCACCACCGTCATATTCGACGAAGCGGCGCTGGCCCGACGGCTCGAAGAGAACCAGCTCTCGCTTGCCCTCGTGCTGGCCGCCGACCGCAACGAATTCGTCGTCCACTACCAGCCGAAGGTCGATCTCACGACCGGCGCGCATCTGGGCTTCGAAGCGCTGGTGCGTTGGCAACATCCCGATCTCGGCCTGCTACCGCCCGGCCGCTTCCTGCCCTTGATGGAAGGAACGCAACTGATCCGCGGCATGACCCGCGCCGTCATCTCCGCTGTCGGACGCGATCTCAAGGCCTGGAAGACCGCCGGGTTCGCTCCCGGCCCCGTGTCGATTAACCTCCCCGAGGTCCTGCTCGTCGGCCAGGAAGGCTACGAGTTTTTCGCCGGCGCGGTTCGGGAGAACGGCCTGGAATGGCGCGATTTCGCGGTGGAGATCACCGAGGACGTCTTTCTCAATCGCTCCGCCGACCGGATCCTGGCGACGGTGGCCCGCTTCCACCAGCACGGCGTTTCGATCTCGCTCGACGATTTCGGGACCGGTTTTGCCTCGCTCGTACACCTGCGCGATTTCCCCTTCGACGAATTGAAGATCGACCGGAGCTTCGTCGACGGCATAGGCAAGGATGCCCGCAGCGAGCAGATCATCCGGGCCATGATCCACCTCGCCCAGAGCCTCGGCAAGCGCTGCGTCGCCGAGGGCATCGAGACGGAAGGACAGCGGCGCTTCCTGACGGACGCCGGTTGCGACGTCGGCCAGGGATACCATTTCGCCAGGCCCGAGCCGGCCGCCCTTGCAGGCAAGCGGCTGCCGCAGCGAGCAGCCGCGATCGACCGGCACGCGGACGGGGCTTCCGCAGCGTCCCGGCGGCGGCTTGCCCTGCGATAA
- a CDS encoding ABC transporter substrate-binding protein: protein MTRKFKGACLGAALLAASSHPPLAADHRGTVDVVHFWISQSESAALDVLRKAWAEAGHEWIDLPAENKVAVQRIVSDRIANGYAPAVMQWNANEGSRELPEMGIVLDIEEVATADDWRRILPATVLDRITYKDKVFFAPTSIHAENWLWTSETIFRELGLKAPETWDEIFAAAERIKAAGHLPIALGDGAWEISIVFNGIVFSKLGADGYARIIRGDPALVRDPRMAEALDMLRRLSRYAEPVSARQRKTWADATAAVGSGKAGMQFMGDWAKGELVARGYAVGKDFGCSLMPGTEIAYFMVIDAFAFPLTNREDAADAQRAFARMVLDRDNQVAFSRLKGSLPVRTDVDPSGLDRCGRLGLEKIVQKSGVSAQSMAMPAQMSEGWIGVLAAFFNDNAMSIETAQQRLYDIVNRQ, encoded by the coding sequence ATGACGAGAAAATTCAAGGGAGCCTGCCTGGGGGCGGCCCTGCTCGCGGCGAGTTCACACCCGCCTTTGGCCGCCGATCACCGCGGCACAGTCGATGTCGTGCATTTCTGGATTTCGCAGAGCGAATCGGCGGCACTTGACGTGTTGCGAAAGGCATGGGCCGAGGCCGGCCATGAGTGGATCGACCTGCCGGCGGAAAACAAGGTGGCGGTGCAGAGAATCGTCAGCGATCGGATCGCCAACGGCTATGCGCCCGCCGTCATGCAATGGAATGCCAACGAAGGCTCCCGCGAGCTGCCGGAAATGGGGATCGTGCTCGATATCGAAGAGGTCGCGACGGCGGATGACTGGCGCCGCATCCTGCCGGCAACCGTGCTCGATCGCATTACCTACAAGGACAAGGTGTTCTTCGCGCCGACCAGCATCCATGCGGAGAACTGGCTCTGGACCAGCGAGACGATCTTCCGCGAGCTCGGCCTGAAGGCGCCTGAGACGTGGGACGAGATCTTCGCCGCCGCCGAGCGGATCAAGGCGGCGGGCCACCTGCCCATCGCGCTGGGAGACGGCGCGTGGGAGATCTCCATCGTCTTCAACGGCATCGTGTTTTCCAAGCTCGGCGCTGACGGCTACGCGCGCATTATCCGCGGCGATCCGGCACTGGTCAGAGACCCGCGCATGGCCGAGGCGCTCGACATGCTGCGGCGTCTGTCCCGCTATGCGGAACCGGTTTCAGCCCGCCAGCGCAAGACCTGGGCCGACGCCACCGCCGCTGTCGGCAGCGGCAAGGCGGGCATGCAGTTCATGGGCGACTGGGCCAAGGGCGAGCTGGTGGCGCGCGGCTACGCCGTCGGCAAGGATTTCGGCTGCAGCCTGATGCCGGGCACCGAGATCGCCTATTTCATGGTCATCGACGCCTTTGCCTTCCCGCTGACCAACCGCGAGGACGCCGCCGACGCGCAGCGCGCCTTCGCACGCATGGTGCTCGATCGCGACAATCAGGTCGCCTTCAGCCGTCTCAAGGGCTCGCTGCCGGTCCGCACCGACGTCGATCCGAGCGGCCTCGACCGTTGCGGCCGGCTCGGCCTGGAAAAGATCGTCCAGAAAAGCGGCGTCAGCGCCCAGTCGATGGCCATGCCCGCGCAGATGTCGGAGGGCTGGATCGGCGTGCTGGCGGCGTTCTTCAACGACAATGCCATGTCCATCGAGACCGCCCAGCAGCGCCTCTATGACATCGTCAACCGCCAATGA
- a CDS encoding LysR family transcriptional regulator — protein MLTLRQIEVIRAIMVTGTIAGAAKLLGVAAPGVSRLMKYTEDSLRVRLFNRSHGRYVPTPEARHIFGLLDTVYRQVEDLQFAVQRLEKGDGLELSVGSVPSIANVMVPRAIAKLRQQYPELYVDINILKIEEAIDYLLVGRGEVVAISSYLEHSIIHFEPLAIGRLLCIVPQNSELAAKDAIAPADIVRHTLIGIDPNDPYGRVMTEIFRRQNLAYDMKIKARFGTTVCALVAADLGIAIIDEFTVAAGRVPGIKCLEIEADTTFPTYIAFRRDVPLSIFSERFIDTLRAEMNRAKR, from the coding sequence ATGCTCACTTTGCGACAGATCGAGGTCATCCGCGCGATCATGGTCACCGGCACGATCGCTGGGGCCGCGAAGCTCCTCGGCGTCGCAGCGCCCGGCGTCAGCCGGCTGATGAAGTACACCGAAGACAGTCTTCGGGTGCGGCTCTTCAACCGCAGCCATGGGCGATATGTGCCGACGCCGGAGGCGCGGCACATCTTCGGATTGCTCGACACCGTCTATCGGCAGGTCGAGGATCTGCAGTTCGCCGTGCAGCGCTTGGAGAAGGGCGATGGACTGGAGCTGAGCGTCGGCTCCGTTCCAAGCATCGCCAATGTGATGGTGCCGCGCGCAATCGCCAAGCTGCGCCAGCAATATCCGGAGCTCTATGTCGACATCAACATTCTGAAGATCGAGGAAGCGATCGACTATCTTCTCGTCGGCCGCGGCGAGGTCGTGGCGATCAGCTCTTATCTCGAGCACTCGATCATCCATTTCGAACCGCTCGCCATTGGCCGGCTGCTCTGCATCGTCCCGCAAAACAGCGAGCTGGCGGCGAAAGATGCGATCGCACCGGCGGACATCGTCCGCCACACCCTGATCGGCATCGACCCGAACGACCCCTATGGGCGGGTGATGACCGAGATTTTCCGTCGTCAGAACCTCGCCTATGATATGAAGATCAAGGCGCGCTTCGGCACGACCGTCTGCGCCCTCGTCGCCGCCGATCTCGGCATCGCCATCATCGACGAGTTCACCGTCGCCGCCGGCAGGGTCCCGGGAATCAAATGCCTCGAAATCGAGGCGGACACGACCTTCCCGACCTACATTGCCTTTCGGCGCGACGTTCCGCTGTCGATCTTTTCGGAGCGTTTCATCGACACGCTGAGAGCCGAAATGAACCGGGCGAAAAGATAA
- a CDS encoding ABC transporter substrate-binding protein, with translation MTKRALASIAIAMAISASLPNISWADTIKIANVIELSGAGATVGSNWRDALKLAFEEINAAGGILGEQVEVTDYDTQTDPTTSRAMVQKAIDDGAYVIMGPIYSGSVKVNMMVAQQNGVPQLTGAEAPFITGMGNPYIFRTSFGAQQSMPKLVKYLTEEMKVKSVAVAWVNDDFGKGGRDSFVAELEKAGIAVNADVSSEVGQADFAADVIKLKSSNADAIFAYLHEEESARLLKEIRKQGVTQPIFGETTLMNQKVVDLAGDAVNGVRGHVGLTANAPIPGIEEFARKFEAKYNYKPDHNAIKAYMGAYVVKYVTTKNGKVDRQSFADALHGLTITPADEPGILMETSWDDKGEVNRESFLVEVKDGKQTVVTTLPKL, from the coding sequence ATGACGAAGAGAGCACTTGCGTCGATCGCAATTGCCATGGCCATATCGGCCAGCCTGCCGAACATATCCTGGGCGGATACGATAAAGATCGCCAACGTGATCGAGCTTTCGGGCGCCGGCGCCACCGTGGGGAGCAACTGGCGCGACGCGCTGAAGCTCGCCTTCGAGGAGATCAACGCTGCCGGCGGCATCCTCGGCGAACAGGTCGAGGTGACGGATTACGACACGCAGACCGACCCAACGACCTCGCGCGCCATGGTGCAGAAGGCGATCGACGACGGCGCCTATGTGATCATGGGGCCGATCTATTCCGGCTCGGTCAAGGTCAACATGATGGTCGCCCAGCAGAACGGCGTGCCGCAGTTGACCGGCGCCGAGGCGCCGTTCATCACCGGCATGGGCAACCCCTACATCTTCCGCACCTCCTTCGGCGCGCAGCAGTCGATGCCGAAGCTGGTCAAGTACCTCACCGAAGAAATGAAGGTGAAGTCGGTCGCCGTCGCCTGGGTCAATGACGACTTCGGCAAGGGCGGACGCGACTCCTTCGTGGCCGAGTTGGAGAAGGCCGGCATCGCCGTCAACGCCGACGTTTCGAGCGAAGTGGGCCAGGCCGATTTCGCGGCCGACGTCATCAAGCTCAAGTCGAGCAATGCGGATGCGATCTTCGCCTACCTGCATGAAGAGGAAAGCGCCCGGCTTCTGAAGGAGATCCGCAAGCAGGGCGTCACCCAGCCGATCTTCGGCGAAACGACGCTGATGAACCAGAAGGTCGTCGACCTTGCCGGCGACGCCGTCAACGGCGTGCGCGGTCACGTCGGCCTGACCGCCAATGCGCCGATCCCCGGCATCGAGGAATTCGCCAGGAAGTTCGAGGCGAAGTACAACTACAAGCCCGATCACAACGCCATCAAGGCCTATATGGGCGCCTATGTGGTGAAATACGTCACCACCAAGAACGGCAAGGTCGACCGCCAGTCCTTTGCGGATGCGCTGCATGGCCTGACCATCACGCCGGCCGACGAACCCGGCATCCTGATGGAGACCAGCTGGGACGACAAGGGCGAGGTCAACCGCGAAAGCTTCCTCGTCGAGGTCAAGGACGGCAAGCAGACCGTCGTGACCACACTGCCGAAACTCTAG
- a CDS encoding branched-chain amino acid ABC transporter permease, translating to MDTFFQLFVSGLATGSIYALAAIGFTLLWQASQTINFAQGEFIMLPAFFVLAGTQFLGLSFPLAMAIALVLSLLLLGLGFKRIIIDPLLPHGVLPIVIATIALGILMKEGVKQFYTAEALPFPALFSDRTLNVFGAAISVQDIAVLLIALGAVALLQLFLNGTKIGRCMQATAQNPNVAEILGVPVRRMILYTFLINASLAFLASVLISPIYLAKFSNGETLGLIAFIAAIVGGFNQIRGALAGGLLIGVIDNLSAAYVSASYRSAVPLILLIIIILVRPQGLLGKAEGRTV from the coding sequence ATGGATACGTTTTTCCAGTTGTTCGTCTCCGGGCTGGCAACGGGGTCGATCTATGCGCTCGCGGCGATCGGCTTCACGCTGCTCTGGCAGGCGTCGCAGACGATCAATTTCGCCCAGGGCGAATTCATTATGCTGCCGGCCTTCTTCGTTCTCGCCGGAACACAATTCCTCGGCCTGAGCTTTCCGCTGGCGATGGCGATTGCGCTCGTTCTCTCCCTGCTGCTGCTCGGGCTCGGCTTCAAGCGCATCATCATCGACCCCTTGCTGCCGCACGGCGTCCTGCCGATCGTCATCGCCACGATCGCCCTCGGCATTCTGATGAAGGAAGGCGTCAAGCAGTTCTACACGGCCGAGGCGCTGCCGTTCCCGGCGCTGTTCTCCGATCGTACTCTTAATGTTTTCGGCGCCGCCATCTCGGTGCAGGATATCGCCGTTCTCTTGATCGCGCTCGGAGCGGTGGCGCTGCTGCAGCTCTTCCTGAACGGGACGAAGATCGGCCGCTGCATGCAGGCGACCGCGCAGAACCCGAACGTGGCGGAAATCCTCGGCGTTCCGGTTCGCCGGATGATCCTCTATACCTTCCTGATCAATGCCAGCCTCGCCTTTCTCGCTTCCGTCCTGATCTCGCCGATCTATCTGGCGAAGTTCTCGAACGGCGAAACGCTCGGCCTGATCGCCTTCATCGCGGCGATCGTCGGCGGCTTCAACCAGATCCGCGGCGCCCTTGCCGGCGGCCTGCTGATCGGCGTGATTGACAATCTTTCGGCAGCCTACGTTTCCGCGTCGTATCGCTCCGCGGTGCCGCTGATCCTGCTCATCATCATCATTCTCGTGCGGCCGCAGGGCCTGCTCGGAAAGGCGGAAGGACGCACCGTATGA
- a CDS encoding branched-chain amino acid ABC transporter permease, with product MSKQTLATLVAGLAILILLPLTQSNYGVFVLCSWLVYSISAMGLNLTLGYAGQVSLAQASFMGIGAYVTALMTMAGVPWPAAMIAAMVLCFVIGFLLGYPALRVQHHFLAFITLAFNALVVLVLRNEEWLTGGTYGIVGIPRPEVLGLPTQTPLAFYFFVLALFVLMAVALYGIIRSPWGRTFKALRENPIRANSLGVDIRKTTLLAFAIGSSYGGLAGSLLAQLTQFIDPHSFGLTISLKVLLMVIVGGAGFFFGPILGALLIVLAPEFLRFTEGYYLMIYATLVIVLMVFCPTGLLGLVERARAALKLRQNPNATTWEAGR from the coding sequence ATGAGCAAGCAAACTCTCGCTACATTGGTCGCGGGTCTCGCGATCCTGATCCTGCTCCCCCTCACCCAATCCAACTACGGCGTCTTCGTGCTGTGCTCGTGGCTGGTCTATTCGATTTCCGCCATGGGGCTCAACCTGACGCTCGGCTATGCCGGCCAGGTGTCGCTCGCCCAAGCCTCCTTCATGGGTATCGGCGCCTATGTGACGGCGCTCATGACCATGGCGGGCGTGCCGTGGCCAGCGGCGATGATCGCCGCGATGGTGCTCTGCTTCGTCATCGGGTTTCTGCTCGGCTACCCGGCGCTGCGCGTCCAGCATCACTTCCTGGCCTTCATCACGCTCGCCTTCAATGCACTGGTGGTGCTCGTGCTGCGCAACGAGGAATGGCTGACCGGCGGCACCTACGGCATCGTCGGCATTCCGCGGCCGGAGGTCCTTGGCTTGCCCACCCAGACGCCGCTCGCGTTCTATTTCTTCGTGCTTGCGCTGTTCGTGCTGATGGCGGTCGCGCTCTATGGCATCATCCGCTCGCCCTGGGGCCGCACTTTCAAGGCGCTGAGAGAAAACCCGATCCGCGCCAACAGCCTTGGCGTCGACATCCGCAAGACGACGCTTCTCGCCTTCGCGATCGGCTCCTCCTATGGCGGGCTTGCCGGCAGCCTGCTGGCACAGCTCACCCAGTTCATCGATCCGCATTCTTTCGGCCTGACCATCTCGCTCAAGGTCCTGCTCATGGTCATCGTCGGCGGTGCAGGCTTCTTCTTCGGTCCGATACTGGGCGCGCTGCTGATCGTTCTCGCGCCGGAATTCCTGCGCTTCACCGAGGGATACTACCTGATGATCTATGCCACGCTGGTGATCGTGCTGATGGTCTTCTGCCCGACTGGCCTGCTCGGCCTGGTCGAGCGTGCCCGCGCCGCGCTGAAACTCAGGCAGAACCCGAATGCAACGACCTGGGAGGCAGGACGATGA
- a CDS encoding ABC transporter ATP-binding protein: MTPVLSVRNVSKSFGGLKAVDDVSFDVHQGEILGLIGPNGSGKSTLFNCVLGQLPASTGTVLVDGQEVAGKRPCDLNKLGVGRTFQMLQVFPEMTVLDNIILAGQEHKGTMLSRLFGKADAGLTEEALRMIEFFRLGHQTHEKAGSLSYGQQKLLDAAMAFMAGPKLVMLDEPAGGVNLTMLADLKERLKAFNQERGATFVVIEHNMEFVMSLCTRIIVLANGRIIAEGDPETVRNDPTVIEAYLGG, translated from the coding sequence ATGACGCCGGTCCTTTCCGTACGAAATGTCAGCAAGTCCTTCGGCGGCTTGAAGGCGGTGGATGACGTATCGTTCGACGTCCACCAGGGCGAGATCCTCGGTCTGATCGGCCCGAACGGCAGCGGCAAGTCGACGCTTTTCAATTGCGTCCTCGGGCAACTGCCGGCCTCGACGGGAACCGTGCTCGTCGACGGCCAGGAGGTCGCCGGTAAACGGCCCTGCGACCTCAACAAGCTCGGGGTCGGTCGCACCTTCCAGATGCTGCAGGTCTTCCCGGAGATGACCGTGCTCGACAACATCATTCTGGCCGGCCAAGAGCACAAGGGCACGATGCTGTCGCGCCTCTTCGGCAAGGCGGATGCGGGCCTCACCGAAGAGGCCTTGAGGATGATCGAGTTCTTCCGGCTCGGGCACCAGACGCATGAGAAGGCAGGATCGCTCTCCTACGGGCAGCAGAAGCTGCTTGACGCCGCCATGGCGTTCATGGCGGGCCCGAAGCTGGTGATGCTCGACGAGCCGGCCGGTGGCGTCAACCTGACGATGCTCGCCGACCTCAAGGAACGCCTAAAGGCCTTCAATCAGGAACGCGGCGCCACCTTCGTCGTCATCGAGCACAATATGGAATTCGTGATGTCGCTCTGCACGCGCATCATCGTTCTGGCGAACGGCAGGATCATCGCCGAAGGCGACCCGGAGACGGTGCGCAACGATCCGACCGTCATCGAAGCCTATCTCGGAGGTTGA
- a CDS encoding ABC transporter ATP-binding protein, giving the protein MLELKQVYGGYGKMTILNGTSFKIDKGTITTVIGPNGAGKSTVFKAIFGLLKIRSGNVILNGEDVTSLPPAKMLGKGVTYVPQGRNLFPMLSVRHNLEIGGISSGDQARIAKRIDEVMEQFPILKEKAKEQAITLSGGQQKQLEIARALLLDPSLILIDEPSIGLSPQMISETFRTLIRLRDQGVTILMVEQNAKAALAMSDYGLVLEQGRSRMYDRADKLLADPRVGQLFLGAHLEEA; this is encoded by the coding sequence ATGCTGGAACTCAAGCAGGTCTATGGCGGCTACGGCAAAATGACGATCCTGAACGGCACGTCCTTCAAGATCGACAAGGGCACGATCACCACGGTGATCGGCCCAAACGGGGCGGGCAAGTCGACTGTCTTCAAGGCCATCTTCGGGCTCCTGAAGATCCGCTCGGGCAATGTGATCCTGAACGGCGAGGACGTCACCTCCCTGCCGCCGGCCAAGATGCTCGGCAAGGGCGTCACCTACGTGCCGCAGGGCCGCAATCTCTTCCCGATGCTGTCGGTGCGCCACAATCTCGAGATCGGCGGCATCTCGTCCGGCGATCAGGCCAGGATCGCGAAGCGCATCGACGAGGTGATGGAGCAGTTCCCGATCCTCAAGGAGAAGGCGAAGGAACAGGCGATCACGCTTTCGGGCGGCCAGCAGAAGCAGCTCGAGATCGCCCGCGCACTGCTGCTCGATCCGTCGCTGATCCTCATCGACGAGCCGTCGATCGGGCTTTCGCCGCAGATGATCAGCGAGACCTTCCGCACGCTGATCCGGCTGCGCGACCAGGGCGTGACCATCCTGATGGTCGAGCAGAACGCCAAGGCGGCGCTTGCCATGTCCGATTACGGTCTCGTACTGGAACAGGGCCGCAGCCGGATGTACGACCGGGCCGACAAGCTGCTCGCCGATCCCCGCGTCGGCCAGCTTTTCCTCGGCGCGCATCTTGAGGAGGCGTGA
- a CDS encoding shikimate dehydrogenase family protein: MPPVPEITGKTVFIPLIGHPVEQVKSPGPVNAWFSDNDVGAVLIPVDIFPEKVPAFLDAIRGTPNCPGVSVTMPHKQAACAGVDELTERARRAEAVNIIRRNADGTLVGDMVDGDAMVAALAKNGVGVRGKTVLVVGAGGAGMAIIYALAEAGAATIVVIERDRARSDRLIGQLHRDYPQLQAYAFLPDDADVDIAINASPAGMDPADPHPFPLERLTKAEIVADAVTKPPVTPWLEEARRRGIAIQTGAEMTLAQLPTQIAFWGLDKAGGQEAKRR; encoded by the coding sequence ATGCCGCCCGTCCCGGAGATTACCGGAAAGACCGTCTTCATTCCGCTCATCGGTCACCCGGTCGAGCAGGTGAAGTCGCCGGGGCCGGTGAACGCGTGGTTTTCCGACAATGACGTCGGGGCCGTCCTCATCCCCGTGGATATCTTCCCCGAGAAGGTGCCGGCCTTCCTCGACGCCATCCGGGGAACGCCTAATTGCCCCGGCGTATCGGTGACGATGCCGCACAAGCAGGCGGCCTGTGCCGGCGTCGACGAACTGACGGAGCGGGCCCGCAGGGCCGAGGCCGTCAACATCATCCGCAGAAATGCGGATGGCACCCTTGTCGGCGACATGGTCGACGGCGACGCCATGGTCGCGGCGCTGGCGAAGAACGGGGTCGGCGTCCGCGGCAAGACGGTTCTGGTCGTCGGCGCCGGCGGCGCCGGAATGGCGATCATCTATGCACTGGCCGAGGCGGGTGCGGCGACGATCGTCGTCATCGAGCGCGACCGGGCGAGGTCGGATCGCTTGATCGGACAGTTGCACCGGGACTATCCGCAGCTTCAGGCATACGCCTTTCTGCCCGATGACGCCGATGTCGACATCGCCATCAATGCCTCGCCGGCCGGCATGGATCCCGCCGATCCCCACCCCTTCCCGTTGGAGCGGCTGACAAAGGCGGAAATCGTCGCCGACGCCGTGACCAAGCCGCCGGTAACACCCTGGCTCGAAGAGGCTCGGCGCCGCGGCATCGCCATCCAGACCGGCGCGGAGATGACGCTCGCGCAACTGCCGACGCAGATCGCCTTCTGGGGTCTCGACAAGGCCGGCGGGCAGGAAGCAAAGCGGCGATGA